In Halobacterium sp. R2-5, the following are encoded in one genomic region:
- a CDS encoding CGCGG family rSAM-modified RiPP protein gives MASVSHEDAEAVDGVHRNSWSANLEQDEHAGDRALVLAEAREAVESTATGYHVNLVTHGDNGHPEEYLYDALDDAFGDSVAYEYVDQCGCGGHVTRVRVVDDL, from the coding sequence ATGGCATCAGTCTCTCACGAGGACGCCGAGGCGGTCGACGGCGTCCACCGAAACTCGTGGTCCGCGAACCTCGAACAGGACGAACACGCCGGCGACCGGGCGCTCGTCCTCGCAGAGGCCCGCGAGGCGGTCGAGTCCACGGCGACTGGCTACCACGTCAACCTCGTCACGCACGGCGACAACGGCCACCCCGAGGAGTACCTCTACGACGCGCTCGACGACGCGTTCGGCGACAGCGTCGCCTACGAGTACGTCGACCAGTGCGGCTGCGGCGGTCACGTCACCCGCGTTCGCGTCGTCGACGACCTGTGA
- a CDS encoding substrate-binding domain-containing protein codes for MDRRRYLQALGVGSALSVAGCLGDSGSPDTPVAGQSLTLAAATTVHDSGLLADLSAGFEDAFGSSVAALTRGTGAALRTASDGDCDAVLVHARPLEDEFLRAGHGVNRRAVMVNDFLVAGPPGDPAGAAGSDPLAAFRAIADAGAPFVSRGDRSGTHVRERRLWREAGVEPAGDWYSETGQGMGRTLLTAAETDAYTLVDRGTFLNTETGLVAHVDRGVDDPPELLRNEYAVIPVNPARHDVAYVLAMAYVGYLTSLGQDRIEAFRVDGERAFRPLARTRNPEFEQYAPSDWAP; via the coding sequence ATGGACAGGCGGCGGTACCTCCAGGCACTCGGCGTCGGCAGCGCGCTGTCGGTCGCGGGCTGTCTCGGTGACTCCGGGTCCCCGGACACCCCGGTCGCCGGCCAGTCGCTGACGCTCGCGGCCGCGACGACGGTCCACGACAGCGGCTTGCTCGCCGACCTTTCGGCGGGCTTCGAGGACGCCTTTGGCAGCTCCGTCGCCGCCCTCACGCGTGGGACCGGCGCCGCGCTCCGCACCGCCAGCGACGGCGACTGCGACGCGGTGCTCGTGCACGCGCGCCCGCTCGAAGACGAGTTCCTGCGCGCCGGCCACGGCGTCAACCGCCGCGCCGTGATGGTCAACGACTTCCTCGTCGCCGGCCCGCCCGGCGACCCCGCGGGTGCGGCCGGCAGCGATCCGCTGGCGGCGTTCCGCGCGATTGCGGACGCGGGAGCGCCGTTCGTCTCGCGGGGCGACCGCTCGGGCACGCACGTCCGCGAGCGCCGCCTCTGGCGCGAGGCCGGCGTCGAGCCCGCGGGCGACTGGTACAGCGAGACCGGGCAGGGAATGGGGAGGACGCTGCTCACCGCGGCCGAGACGGACGCGTACACGCTCGTGGACCGCGGGACGTTCCTGAACACCGAGACAGGTCTCGTCGCGCACGTCGACCGCGGCGTCGACGACCCGCCCGAACTCCTGCGCAACGAGTACGCCGTCATCCCCGTGAATCCCGCGCGCCACGACGTCGCGTACGTGCTCGCGATGGCGTACGTCGGTTACCTCACCAGCCTCGGCCAGGACCGCATCGAGGCGTTCCGCGTCGACGGCGAGCGCGCGTTCCGGCCACTCGCCAGAACCCGGAATCCAGAATTCGAGCAGTACGCGCCCTCGGACTGGGCGCCGTAG